A stretch of DNA from Shewanella sediminis HAW-EB3:
CGTGGTGGTATAAACCACCTGCCTATCGCTGCTTGAATTGGCAAACAGATAGTCCAGTCCCAGACTCAGCTTGTCTTGCATGAGTCCGGTGTAGTTCAAGCCTGCACCCAGATTGATAAACTCATCATCAACGTTGACTGACCAATCGGACGCACTAAAACTCTGACTGCCATTTTGCCTTGACTCGAACCACTGCTGACCTGCAAATCCATAGCCCGATAGCCGCTTATCAAACTGCATGTCGACATTGAGGTTGTAGCTATAGTCTTCTGATGATGTGAGCCCTAAGGTGGTATCGCTGTAGTCATCTTCGGCGTAGAGGCCGCTAAAGCTGATGTTTATCCAACCTGCCGGGGCATGATTAAATTTGGCTTCAAAAGCCGTTCTGTCACGATCGGCAAGGTAGAATTTGCGCAGCTGTGGATTATCGATGTCGGATGTCAGTTCGCTGGCTTGATATTCACTGCCATCACGCTGGCTGAAGCTGGCTTTTAGCTTGAGATTGCTGTTGGCAAAGCTGCGGATATCGAGCTTGGTCCAGACGGTGCTCTCATCGGTTTGATCGCGGTCACTGTGGCTACGCTCTAACTCTTCACGGTCATAGCCCGCTTGTAGGCGATAGTCGCTATTGATGCGATAGCTCACGTTGACTTTGTAATTCAGCTTTTCTGTATCCAGAAGCGTATTTTGTTTGAAGGCACCGCTGATACCATCGGACTCCAGTTGAGCAAACTCCCAAGTTGAGCTCTTGTTATCACGCTTGGAATAGCTGACGCTGCCGCCAAGGCGGAGGCGATTATCCAGAACCGAGGTGATAGCCAGCTTGCCGTCGGTCGTGTCCACCTGGCCGTCCCAGTTTTGGATAGGGTTACCAGAGGTCTGAATGACCGCCTCATCTTGCATCATGCGTCCTGTCGCAAGCTGTGCACTGATGGCGGTACGGTTAAACAGATATTGCCCCGCAAGGCTGAGTTGATAAGCACTGTTATCCGGTGCTGGCGCGTAGACATCGGCGAGATAAGGCAGATTGAGTGAATCGATTTGATTATCGTATTCGCTGTACTGATAGTTAAGTGAGGTCTGCCAATTTTGACCACTAATACTCAGGCCCGAGCTGAGCTTGTCAGTTGTGGCATCGACGGGAAGCCCAAAGTTGGTAGGCCGAGGGCTTACCAAGCTTGATGCCTGGTAACCGGTCTTCTCTTCCTGGCTATAACGGGCAAATACTTGGTAGTCTTGCTTGCCCCACAGCTGACCGGCAGTCAACCCCATACCGATCTGCTGACGCTTAAGGGACAGCTCTTGGGTTTGCACATCGCTACTCGGGGTTAACATACCATCGGTATACCAAAGGTTGCTCTTGGCACTATCGTGTTTATATTGGCTTAGCTGACGATAATCGAACTCGGCTTGATAACTGCCTGTTTTTCCCGCTTCAAGATGTGCGCTGCTGTTAGACAGGCCCAGATTAGTAGCCTGAACTTGTGCTTGATAACCGGTTTTACCGCGATACTGCAGATCCGCGTTCAATACACCGTGGGCGCCCTCTTCACTGTTCAGTGCATTAGCACTGTGAATATCACCACTATCGTTATAGACAGTACCAGGCTCAACACTGCCGCGATAACCTGTGTTATCTGGGCAGCGCTTGCACTCGAACTTGTCCATGTTCACGCTACTGGTATTGGCCTTGTTGACACTAAAGTCTGCTGCCTGTGCTGAACTTGACATCATGGAGCCAGAAGCAGTGATAAGCGCCAGGGTGATGAGGTTTAATGGATATTTCATGTTATTACTCCTCAATTAGCGCTGCAGCTTGCTGCCGGCGGGATGGTTAGAGCCATGAATTTGGCTATGACAGTTAAGGCAACTCTTGCCACCACCGAAGGCGTCTTGACCATCTTGTGGTACCACTCGGCTGGCATGACCATCATCCATATGACATTGCTGACATAAAAGAGGAGCACGAGACTTAAGCAGGGTTGAATTTATACTGCCGTGAGGGTTGTGGCAGGTACTACAATTCTCAACAACAGGCTCGTGCTCCCATAAAAATGGGCCACGCTTCTCGGCATGACAGCGATAGCAAGTATCGTTAACGGTTAACTGATTGAGGGCACTCTCGCCCATGGAGCCGTGGGGGTTATGACAATCGATACA
This window harbors:
- a CDS encoding MtrB/PioB family decaheme-associated outer membrane protein, which translates into the protein MKYPLNLITLALITASGSMMSSSAQAADFSVNKANTSSVNMDKFECKRCPDNTGYRGSVEPGTVYNDSGDIHSANALNSEEGAHGVLNADLQYRGKTGYQAQVQATNLGLSNSSAHLEAGKTGSYQAEFDYRQLSQYKHDSAKSNLWYTDGMLTPSSDVQTQELSLKRQQIGMGLTAGQLWGKQDYQVFARYSQEEKTGYQASSLVSPRPTNFGLPVDATTDKLSSGLSISGQNWQTSLNYQYSEYDNQIDSLNLPYLADVYAPAPDNSAYQLSLAGQYLFNRTAISAQLATGRMMQDEAVIQTSGNPIQNWDGQVDTTDGKLAITSVLDNRLRLGGSVSYSKRDNKSSTWEFAQLESDGISGAFKQNTLLDTEKLNYKVNVSYRINSDYRLQAGYDREELERSHSDRDQTDESTVWTKLDIRSFANSNLKLKASFSQRDGSEYQASELTSDIDNPQLRKFYLADRDRTAFEAKFNHAPAGWINISFSGLYAEDDYSDTTLGLTSSEDYSYNLNVDMQFDKRLSGYGFAGQQWFESRQNGSQSFSASDWSVNVDDEFINLGAGLNYTGLMQDKLSLGLDYLFANSSSDRQVVYTTTQPQGDYYSYNHSVEMYANYLLSDLMAVRLGYRYERYYDTDNAQVDVNAIDGLTTLGKLNHNYNAHQVMLSFSYQLR